A region from the Stygiolobus caldivivus genome encodes:
- a CDS encoding acetyl ornithine aminotransferase family protein produces MESRKIVEESEQFLATTTRDLPLVLDRGEGVWLYDVDGNKYLDFTSGIGVNNLGWPSHPEVIRVAEAQMNKLAHAMGNDFYNLPQLELAKRLVQLTPGDFPKKVFFSNSGTEAVEASLKLVRQYDPKRKYLIAFLGSFHGRTYGSLSLTASKPVQKYLLGPTLPGVIHVPYPNPFRNPWHIDGYEDPEGLTEAVLEYLESWIFSSLVDPEEVAGIVFEPIQGEGGYVVPPKGFFRKLERVARDNGIALIDDEVQMGMGRTGKMFAIENFDSTPDVITMAKALGGGLYPIGATVFRKELDFKKKGMHSNTFGGNAVACAVGVKTLEIVKELLPKVNEVGKVFRDELSLMKVDDVRGMGLAWGIEFVKGEKKDPDTKTRDKVIEGVFKKGLLVLPAGKSSIRVIPPLIISEEEAKLGLSVLREVVNSLR; encoded by the coding sequence ATGGAGAGTAGAAAAATAGTTGAAGAGTCGGAACAGTTCCTCGCGACTACCACCAGAGACCTCCCACTGGTTCTCGACAGGGGTGAAGGGGTGTGGCTCTACGACGTAGACGGTAATAAATACTTGGACTTCACGTCAGGGATAGGGGTAAACAACTTGGGCTGGCCGTCTCATCCCGAGGTGATAAGGGTCGCCGAGGCGCAGATGAACAAACTGGCCCACGCTATGGGGAACGACTTCTATAACCTACCCCAACTGGAGCTAGCAAAGAGGCTGGTACAGCTCACCCCGGGCGACTTCCCCAAGAAAGTCTTCTTCTCCAACAGCGGGACTGAGGCAGTAGAGGCTTCACTCAAGCTGGTCAGGCAGTACGACCCTAAGAGGAAGTACTTAATTGCCTTCCTCGGCTCGTTCCACGGTAGGACTTACGGCTCGCTCTCGTTGACCGCTAGTAAGCCCGTCCAGAAGTACTTGTTAGGGCCTACTCTCCCAGGTGTCATACACGTCCCCTACCCGAACCCGTTCAGGAACCCGTGGCACATAGACGGTTATGAGGACCCTGAAGGGCTGACAGAAGCGGTCTTAGAATACCTGGAGTCATGGATATTCTCCAGTCTCGTGGACCCAGAGGAGGTAGCGGGGATAGTCTTCGAACCTATACAAGGTGAAGGGGGTTACGTGGTACCGCCTAAAGGCTTCTTCCGTAAATTGGAAAGGGTGGCTAGGGATAACGGTATTGCCCTAATTGACGACGAGGTCCAGATGGGTATGGGGAGGACGGGGAAGATGTTCGCGATCGAAAACTTCGACTCCACTCCGGACGTAATTACTATGGCGAAAGCCTTAGGAGGAGGGCTTTACCCTATAGGTGCAACGGTCTTCAGGAAAGAGTTGGACTTTAAGAAAAAGGGTATGCACAGCAACACCTTTGGGGGTAACGCGGTAGCCTGCGCCGTTGGGGTAAAGACCCTTGAAATAGTCAAGGAGCTGTTACCGAAAGTAAACGAGGTAGGTAAGGTCTTCCGTGACGAGCTCTCCCTGATGAAGGTAGACGACGTCAGGGGAATGGGGCTGGCGTGGGGGATAGAGTTCGTTAAGGGAGAGAAGAAAGACCCTGACACAAAGACCAGGGATAAGGTCATAGAAGGGGTGTTCAAGAAAGGGCTCTTAGTTCTACCTGCAGGGAAGTCCTCTATAAGGGTCATCCCTCCCCTTATAATCAGCGAGGAGGAGGCCAAGCTGGGGCTCTCTGTCCTGAGGGAGGTGGTCAACTCATTGCGTTAA
- a CDS encoding ATP-binding protein: MEVEEIKRIILDQEELLREKFEKEKIIEREPGYKVDLNGAYLITGPRRSGKSIYAVQLSRGKKYARVDFEDERFYGLRAEELNKVLEAVYEVKGDVELLVFDEVQEIKGWERFVARIRDTVPVIVTGSNARLMSAEMATYLTGRHLDYVLFPFSFREFLKYQGVEVRETTRGVAGLKARLEEYLKVGGFPEGYRHDTRAYLRRLFDDVITKDVMVRCKTRRDIRDLAVFLAENIGREVSSRRLGNAFSLSHQTVINYMDCLEDSYLFILLKRFTGKALEKYSMPRKVYLIDPGIYSSLVTGENVGRKMEDSVLVELLRFREYSGRLYEVYYYKGSNYEVDFVTYGDVKAAVQVSYEVGGLRDRELKGLEKFSEEFRDFNLILVTWDSEGEEALKNGKRVKVVPLWKFLLAPEKVLTR, from the coding sequence GTGGAAGTAGAGGAAATCAAGAGGATAATACTGGACCAGGAGGAGCTGCTGAGGGAAAAGTTTGAAAAAGAAAAGATAATAGAGAGGGAACCGGGGTACAAAGTAGACCTAAACGGCGCGTACTTAATCACAGGGCCTAGGAGGTCTGGTAAATCAATTTACGCAGTCCAGCTGAGTAGGGGGAAGAAGTACGCTAGGGTAGACTTCGAAGACGAGAGGTTTTACGGGCTGAGGGCAGAAGAGCTCAACAAGGTCTTGGAAGCGGTATACGAGGTCAAGGGCGATGTAGAGCTGTTGGTCTTCGACGAGGTTCAGGAAATTAAGGGCTGGGAGAGGTTTGTCGCCCGGATCAGGGATACTGTCCCGGTGATCGTCACCGGGAGTAACGCAAGGCTTATGAGTGCGGAAATGGCAACTTACCTGACGGGGAGGCACTTAGACTATGTCCTATTCCCCTTTTCCTTTCGTGAGTTCCTAAAATACCAAGGGGTAGAAGTGAGAGAGACTACGAGGGGGGTAGCCGGGCTCAAGGCTAGGCTGGAAGAATATTTAAAAGTCGGGGGGTTCCCCGAGGGCTACAGACACGACACTAGGGCGTACTTGAGGAGGCTCTTCGACGACGTTATAACAAAAGACGTTATGGTAAGGTGTAAGACCAGGAGGGACATAAGGGACTTGGCTGTCTTTCTGGCAGAAAATATAGGGCGAGAAGTTTCCTCCCGGAGGCTGGGGAACGCCTTTTCTCTATCCCATCAGACTGTGATCAACTACATGGACTGCCTAGAGGACTCTTACTTGTTCATCCTATTAAAGAGGTTTACCGGGAAGGCTTTGGAGAAGTACTCCATGCCCAGAAAGGTTTACCTTATCGACCCGGGAATATACTCCTCACTGGTCACGGGAGAGAACGTAGGGAGGAAGATGGAGGACTCCGTCTTAGTGGAGTTGCTCAGGTTCAGGGAATACAGCGGGAGGCTGTATGAGGTCTACTACTATAAGGGTAGTAACTATGAAGTGGACTTCGTGACCTATGGGGATGTAAAGGCCGCGGTACAAGTCAGTTATGAGGTAGGGGGATTAAGGGACAGGGAGTTGAAGGGGTTGGAGAAGTTCTCCGAGGAGTTCAGGGACTTTAACCTTATACTGGTCACGTGGGACAGTGAAGGTGAGGAGGCCTTAAAGAACGGGAAGAGGGTGAAGGTAGTCCCCTTATGGAAGTTCCTGCTGGCACCAGAAAAAGTCCTGACCCGTTAA
- a CDS encoding nucleotidyltransferase domain-containing protein: protein MRGLEYINYLENNWGRIAERVKGVAERLGKVHKVIVFGSVVKGKVTGSSDLDIAIFYDEELTDKEKVRRALEILNEVDEEVIIDVQVLSKSEEDFFLKFVKEYIEV, encoded by the coding sequence GTGCGGGGGCTAGAATACATTAACTATTTAGAGAACAACTGGGGGAGAATTGCAGAAAGGGTGAAAGGTGTAGCTGAAAGGCTGGGGAAAGTACACAAGGTAATAGTGTTTGGCTCAGTAGTTAAAGGCAAGGTAACGGGGAGTAGCGATTTAGATATAGCTATTTTTTACGACGAGGAGTTGACAGATAAGGAAAAGGTGAGGAGGGCCTTGGAGATACTTAACGAGGTAGACGAAGAGGTCATAATAGACGTCCAAGTGCTCAGTAAAAGCGAAGAGGACTTCTTCCTAAAATTTGTCAAAGAGTACATTGAGGTTTAA
- a CDS encoding HEPN domain-containing protein: MGSFEKASLLCKRALNYLKVAKDAFNEGLYDVSATNCQISAELLIKSTFLFLGYTHPETHNIRKLLGELAKLAESEEISRVVKEKGRSSTWSR, encoded by the coding sequence ATGGGCTCATTTGAAAAAGCGTCATTGCTCTGTAAGAGGGCGTTAAACTATTTAAAAGTAGCCAAGGACGCGTTTAATGAAGGGCTTTACGACGTCTCAGCAACTAACTGTCAGATCTCGGCTGAACTCTTAATAAAGTCTACCTTCCTGTTCCTCGGGTATACACACCCGGAGACCCACAATATCCGAAAGCTTTTAGGTGAACTCGCGAAATTGGCCGAGTCTGAGGAGATAAGCAGAGTAGTTAAGGAAAAGGGAAGGAGCTCAACTTGGTCGAGGTGA
- a CDS encoding protein kinase domain-containing protein, protein MSSLRSLLSQGRQLYDNRDYEGAYKIFNRAHKLSPDNEEVVLWKGKTQFKLGKLKTAMNTLSLLVKDYNPDSWEGLFYLSKATYHYSFFLTNRSSRTKNLKSALWYSERAYLASRRNKSEIASLRAIILSDLGQLGEAEKVLIPFLKSNTSNPYVGTALAHIKRLKGSSVEALYEVDKTLLYYPGDVDALTERSLALRDKGDYSEALNTLDIVLRLEPTNVLAMLFKAEALELTGRVGEALKVYKQINAIFTNPLVKKKLSTAPAPLVPSISPAPPPQQMPSKPLSPVKPLSWDPKAWLGRKFSIYEVTDVLGEGGNGYVLKAKTRKGEVAVKVLKVYSGLPEEHFDALVNEVNSLSKLSNDPNVVGVYAVYVDKLILEDILSGNSKLYKEDPPRIVMEYMKGGNMAELTRDDKFFYSSQWNKAVYTAALSVTEALYQLHRLGFVHMDVKPQNIFLTEKPRYPYELTNVKFKLGDLGSVVRVNGKVTQVTVEYASPEVYVETAKPYFDIFSLGMTMYVLLTRKLDRPDMSEMNDAFDCYQRKDLGCVRDRVRKAQEKLRNWDPNVPPEVKPLVKSMLSPEPVKRPTSLEVHKYLSNLVK, encoded by the coding sequence GTGTCGTCATTAAGGTCACTCCTCTCACAAGGTAGGCAGTTATACGACAACAGGGACTACGAAGGTGCGTATAAAATATTTAATAGGGCACATAAGCTGTCCCCCGATAACGAAGAAGTAGTCCTCTGGAAAGGGAAGACACAGTTCAAGCTCGGTAAACTCAAGACCGCGATGAACACGCTAAGCCTCTTGGTGAAGGACTATAACCCGGACTCCTGGGAAGGGCTCTTTTACCTTTCCAAGGCGACCTACCACTACTCCTTCTTCCTCACCAACCGCTCGTCCAGGACTAAGAACCTTAAATCAGCCTTGTGGTACTCCGAAAGGGCATATTTAGCTTCGAGGAGGAATAAGAGTGAAATAGCCTCGCTCAGGGCTATTATACTCTCCGACTTAGGGCAACTCGGGGAGGCGGAAAAGGTCCTCATACCGTTCCTAAAGTCCAACACCTCGAACCCATATGTCGGTACAGCCCTAGCTCACATAAAGAGGCTGAAGGGGTCCAGTGTAGAGGCCTTATACGAAGTAGACAAAACGCTCTTATACTACCCCGGTGACGTAGACGCACTAACGGAGAGGTCGCTAGCCCTGAGGGACAAAGGGGACTACAGTGAAGCACTGAACACATTAGACATAGTGTTGAGGTTAGAGCCGACTAACGTCTTAGCGATGCTCTTCAAGGCGGAGGCCTTAGAACTTACCGGTCGGGTAGGTGAGGCGCTTAAAGTGTATAAGCAGATAAACGCCATTTTCACAAACCCCTTGGTGAAGAAGAAACTGTCGACTGCCCCAGCACCGTTAGTCCCTTCAATATCTCCTGCCCCACCGCCCCAACAGATGCCTTCAAAGCCCTTGTCCCCGGTTAAGCCTTTGTCTTGGGATCCTAAGGCCTGGTTGGGGAGGAAGTTCTCCATTTATGAGGTCACCGACGTGCTCGGCGAAGGGGGTAACGGGTACGTACTAAAGGCGAAGACCCGGAAAGGAGAAGTGGCCGTTAAAGTCCTCAAAGTCTATTCCGGTCTACCGGAGGAACATTTCGACGCTTTAGTCAACGAGGTGAACAGCTTATCTAAGCTCTCCAACGACCCTAACGTGGTCGGAGTGTACGCCGTGTATGTGGACAAGCTGATCCTTGAAGACATACTCTCAGGTAACTCCAAGCTCTATAAGGAAGACCCGCCCCGGATCGTCATGGAGTACATGAAGGGCGGTAACATGGCCGAACTGACACGTGACGATAAGTTTTTCTATTCATCTCAGTGGAATAAAGCCGTGTATACGGCAGCCCTTAGCGTCACCGAGGCACTGTACCAACTCCACAGGCTGGGGTTCGTCCACATGGACGTGAAACCCCAGAACATATTCCTTACAGAGAAGCCTAGGTACCCGTATGAACTCACAAACGTCAAGTTCAAGTTAGGTGATTTAGGCAGTGTGGTCAGGGTAAACGGCAAGGTAACACAAGTGACCGTGGAGTACGCTAGCCCTGAAGTGTACGTGGAGACTGCAAAGCCCTACTTCGACATATTTTCTCTAGGTATGACCATGTACGTACTGCTGACAAGGAAACTGGACAGGCCGGACATGAGCGAGATGAACGACGCCTTTGACTGTTACCAGAGGAAGGACTTGGGCTGTGTGAGGGACAGGGTAAGAAAGGCCCAGGAGAAATTGAGGAATTGGGACCCTAACGTCCCCCCTGAAGTAAAGCCGCTTGTAAAGTCCATGTTGTCCCCGGAACCTGTTAAAAGGCCTACGTCCTTAGAAGTTCACAAGTACTTGAGCAACTTGGTGAAGTGA
- a CDS encoding peroxiredoxin: protein MPEIGEKAPDFEAVDTDLKKVKLSDFRGKVVVLAFYPAAFTAVCTKEMCTFRDSMAKFNDMDAVVLGISVDPPFSNKAFKEHYKLNFTVLSDYNRDIVKKYNVYWEFPALPGYVLAKRSVFVVDKDGVIKYKWVSDDPTKEPPYEEIEKVVHSLK, encoded by the coding sequence ATGCCAGAAATAGGAGAAAAAGCACCTGACTTTGAAGCTGTAGACACAGACCTTAAAAAGGTAAAGCTATCGGACTTCAGAGGTAAAGTAGTGGTCTTGGCGTTCTACCCCGCAGCTTTTACGGCAGTGTGCACTAAGGAGATGTGCACTTTCAGGGACTCAATGGCGAAGTTTAACGACATGGACGCTGTAGTCTTAGGCATAAGTGTAGACCCACCTTTTAGTAACAAGGCGTTTAAGGAACACTATAAGCTAAACTTCACCGTCCTGAGCGACTACAACAGGGACATAGTGAAAAAGTATAACGTCTACTGGGAATTCCCAGCCCTACCGGGCTATGTCTTAGCCAAGAGGTCCGTCTTCGTAGTGGACAAAGACGGCGTAATTAAGTATAAGTGGGTGTCTGACGACCCTACAAAAGAGCCCCCCTACGAGGAAATTGAAAAAGTGGTACACAGTTTAAAGTAA
- a CDS encoding GNAT family N-acetyltransferase yields the protein MGLVTLKGADEKDVNGYLDFMTRLSNDEENYTLSRYSEVDRGRIVEWSKTWGKQTLMVLAYSEGKVVGLIQLNKGRYFGMEMQSHVGEVAYAVDKPFRGKGLIYLLFYYLLKDTDVRILTAWVDERNIRSQRVLEKLGFYELGKADEFLYSVKEKMFVNMLFYYGRKEVVERKCREIGAEYELFKDVTA from the coding sequence ATGGGGCTTGTTACTTTAAAGGGTGCCGACGAAAAGGACGTTAACGGTTACCTGGACTTCATGACCAGGCTATCCAACGACGAGGAAAACTACACGCTATCACGTTATAGTGAGGTCGACAGGGGGCGTATAGTAGAGTGGTCCAAGACATGGGGTAAGCAGACCCTGATGGTATTAGCCTACTCGGAGGGCAAGGTCGTCGGCTTGATCCAGCTAAACAAGGGGAGGTACTTCGGGATGGAGATGCAGTCCCACGTAGGTGAGGTAGCATATGCAGTGGACAAGCCTTTCAGGGGTAAGGGGCTTATCTACCTCCTATTCTACTATTTGTTAAAGGACACGGACGTCAGGATCCTTACCGCGTGGGTCGACGAGAGGAACATAAGGTCACAGAGGGTGTTAGAGAAACTGGGGTTTTACGAGTTGGGAAAGGCCGACGAGTTCTTATATTCCGTGAAGGAAAAGATGTTCGTCAACATGCTATTTTATTACGGGAGGAAAGAGGTGGTAGAACGTAAGTGTAGGGAGATAGGGGCCGAGTATGAGCTCTTTAAGGACGTTACGGCCTGA
- a CDS encoding restriction endonuclease → MDELDILRSLDPADFEQFVAEKVLPVLGLTPLSVTGGPDDAGCDIIAFDSRLGNKWCVQVKRYSEDKKVTTRDVREVVLGMEHHKCDRGLIVTTSELNGPALKEAKDRGIDCINSSRLLYIIRQYGVPMPLTSKLVPGNSNEVRKKGEMAPKRERKGEEAEREEGHSALVKVKDDGAFLPISVSEAVRVAKDQLSRYKEVKLVSVKAHLKRLYFFKVKVSYKLKGRRSQSLILGIDADGNVYEDIPTLVKDVGFEVEYETNSELYHSVRDRLTKEAEEQAPEGASDIEVKMENYKLAWVVSYYVLRFTVGLTEAEVVVDRQGKVKGASLAPLDEEKLKRFYGGRVVRQDKGIKVVRDLDDKFLEELEVNEAGEVVETMKRVRPEYAVGLTKAFYHVQGGASRFKEESDGVKVDVFFNNYHYLAKVDNGGRIVDGLIVPDANVYAGTKKGYNKKRRCLIVNAGDVINVIDARGVVERREVPKGVFSKLKFSVSNFIASDYSIDTDDPLDLI, encoded by the coding sequence GTGGACGAATTAGACATTTTGAGGTCTTTAGACCCTGCAGATTTCGAGCAGTTTGTAGCTGAAAAGGTATTGCCCGTCCTCGGTCTTACACCACTCTCTGTCACGGGCGGCCCCGATGACGCGGGGTGTGACATTATCGCTTTCGACAGTAGGCTCGGCAATAAGTGGTGTGTACAAGTGAAGAGGTATTCCGAGGACAAGAAGGTGACTACGAGAGATGTCAGGGAAGTAGTCCTCGGCATGGAGCACCACAAGTGTGACAGAGGGCTGATAGTCACTACCTCAGAGCTTAACGGTCCTGCTTTAAAAGAGGCTAAGGACAGGGGGATAGACTGTATTAACAGCTCCAGACTATTGTACATAATAAGGCAGTACGGCGTCCCGATGCCTTTGACATCAAAGTTAGTACCGGGCAACAGCAACGAGGTAAGGAAAAAAGGAGAGATGGCGCCGAAAAGAGAAAGAAAAGGAGAAGAGGCAGAAAGAGAAGAGGGGCACTCAGCTCTCGTGAAGGTGAAAGACGACGGGGCCTTCTTACCCATCTCGGTAAGCGAAGCGGTGAGGGTCGCGAAAGATCAGCTCTCGCGATATAAGGAGGTCAAACTGGTGTCAGTAAAGGCCCATTTGAAAAGGCTGTATTTCTTCAAGGTGAAGGTGAGCTATAAGCTAAAGGGCAGGAGGAGCCAGAGCCTCATACTGGGTATAGACGCTGACGGGAACGTATACGAAGATATACCTACGCTGGTAAAGGACGTCGGTTTCGAGGTAGAATATGAGACTAATTCTGAGCTTTACCACAGCGTAAGGGACAGACTGACGAAAGAAGCTGAGGAGCAAGCCCCCGAGGGTGCTTCGGACATAGAGGTAAAAATGGAGAACTATAAGTTAGCGTGGGTCGTCTCCTATTACGTATTACGGTTCACCGTAGGGCTGACTGAGGCAGAAGTAGTCGTTGACAGACAAGGTAAGGTAAAGGGGGCCAGTCTCGCCCCGTTAGACGAAGAAAAGCTGAAGAGGTTTTACGGGGGGAGAGTAGTGAGGCAGGACAAGGGGATAAAGGTGGTCAGGGACTTAGACGATAAGTTCCTTGAAGAGCTCGAGGTAAACGAAGCGGGTGAAGTCGTGGAGACCATGAAAAGGGTGAGGCCGGAGTACGCGGTGGGCTTGACTAAGGCGTTCTATCACGTCCAAGGTGGGGCGAGTAGGTTCAAAGAGGAAAGTGACGGCGTTAAGGTCGATGTATTTTTTAATAACTACCATTACTTGGCTAAAGTCGATAACGGGGGTAGGATAGTCGACGGCCTGATAGTGCCTGACGCGAACGTGTATGCGGGTACAAAAAAGGGGTATAACAAGAAGAGGAGGTGTTTAATAGTCAACGCGGGGGACGTGATCAACGTTATTGACGCTAGAGGAGTAGTAGAAAGGAGAGAGGTACCTAAGGGGGTATTCTCGAAGCTGAAGTTCTCGGTTAGTAACTTCATCGCTTCCGACTACTCTATAGACACAGACGACCCGCTAGACCTAATATGA
- a CDS encoding DUF4322 domain-containing protein, giving the protein MVLPHSPYPTINKQIGLKLLSIIPLEGRKAREVVKTLATAALPNDSIENKAKQVGTSPQTVRNYIEGQRQVIDTMIHEIKKNSLKLLGKRKTVRISIDLTPTSTGETHR; this is encoded by the coding sequence TTGGTACTACCACACTCCCCCTACCCAACAATAAACAAGCAAATAGGACTAAAATTACTTTCTATCATACCCCTTGAAGGAAGAAAAGCAAGAGAAGTCGTGAAAACACTCGCAACAGCAGCACTACCAAACGACTCAATAGAAAACAAAGCAAAACAAGTGGGGACATCACCACAAACCGTGAGAAACTACATAGAAGGACAAAGACAAGTAATAGACACCATGATACACGAGATAAAGAAAAACTCCCTAAAACTACTCGGGAAAAGAAAAACAGTAAGGATCTCAATAGACCTAACCCCCACCAGTACGGGGGAAACCCATAGATAA
- a CDS encoding PaREP1 family protein, which translates to MERNLYKVGEEYVEARVIECLSDLLLSLTLWKEGYTRDSAGKAFSAVKALMSALIVTNEEKLLVLAKDEQEREWLKKKAHVVPTHSMYGLAQMLRKIGIDIINLVNFALDLHDYQYNGFEPDFSKYSKKEQVLADLITVVKETKKLISTYFPKYGVKEILEKIDTLINEIEDSS; encoded by the coding sequence ATGGAGAGGAACCTTTATAAGGTCGGGGAAGAGTACGTTGAGGCTAGGGTCATTGAGTGTTTATCTGATCTTCTCCTCTCATTGACCTTGTGGAAAGAAGGATATACTAGGGATTCCGCAGGGAAAGCTTTCAGTGCGGTAAAAGCGTTAATGAGCGCGTTAATAGTAACTAATGAAGAGAAATTACTTGTTCTAGCTAAGGACGAGCAAGAGAGGGAGTGGTTGAAGAAGAAGGCCCACGTAGTACCTACTCACAGTATGTACGGTTTAGCACAGATGTTAAGGAAAATAGGGATTGATATTATAAACCTTGTGAACTTTGCTTTAGACCTTCATGATTACCAATATAACGGCTTTGAACCCGATTTCAGCAAATACAGCAAAAAGGAGCAAGTCTTAGCCGACCTCATTACCGTAGTTAAGGAGACCAAAAAATTGATAAGTACTTATTTCCCCAAGTATGGGGTTAAGGAGATTTTAGAAAAAATCGACACACTAATTAATGAAATAGAAGACAGTAGCTAG